One region of Bradyrhizobium betae genomic DNA includes:
- a CDS encoding tRNA-uridine aminocarboxypropyltransferase, whose amino-acid sequence MSNPTAAAPADPIPECPHCQKPMPLCICDSVTPVENRLGLLILQHPQEQDRALGTARLLARHFAKATLRVGLSWPSLSKALGQPIENASHWAVLYLGSARAADLEAEGEIVALNRKGEVADNQRALLGKLEGVVLLDGTWSQAKALWWRNPWMLKCQRVILNPAHPSRYGRLRKEPRKDGLSTIEAAATILASLEKRPDIAQTLNASFERMLTRYREVQAEMPELAPKPPVKDRRRGVRRGKKRA is encoded by the coding sequence ATGTCGAACCCCACCGCCGCCGCGCCGGCCGATCCGATCCCCGAATGCCCGCACTGCCAGAAGCCGATGCCGCTGTGCATCTGCGACAGCGTCACGCCCGTCGAGAACCGCCTCGGGCTCCTGATCCTCCAGCATCCGCAGGAGCAGGACAGGGCGCTCGGCACCGCGCGGCTGCTGGCCCGGCATTTCGCCAAGGCGACGTTGCGGGTCGGCCTGTCCTGGCCGAGCCTGTCCAAGGCGCTGGGCCAGCCGATCGAGAACGCCTCGCACTGGGCCGTGCTCTATCTCGGCTCGGCGCGCGCCGCCGACCTCGAGGCTGAAGGCGAGATCGTGGCGCTCAACCGCAAGGGTGAGGTCGCGGACAACCAGCGCGCGCTCCTCGGCAAGCTCGAAGGCGTGGTTCTGCTCGACGGCACCTGGAGCCAGGCCAAGGCGCTGTGGTGGCGCAATCCCTGGATGCTGAAATGCCAGCGCGTGATCCTCAACCCGGCGCATCCCTCGCGCTACGGGCGCCTGCGCAAGGAGCCGCGCAAGGACGGGCTCTCCACCATCGAGGCCGCCGCGACGATCCTGGCCAGTCTCGAGAAGCGCCCCGACATCGCGCAGACCCTGAACGCCAGTTTTGAACGGATGCTAACCCGTTACCGCGAAGTCCAGGCCGAAATGCCGGAACTGGCGCCGAAACCGCCGGTGAAGGACCGTCGCCGCGGCGTCCGGCGAGGCAAGAAGCGCGCCTGA
- a CDS encoding efflux RND transporter permease subunit, which produces MASISEPFIRRPVATTLLSIGLFLLGVVAYEFLPVASVPNVDFPAIFVSASRPGADPSVMAATVASPLERRLGEISGINQITSTSSLGTTNIQLQFDIGRNIDKAARDVQAAINAAMVDLPSDLPTLPRFRKANSAGAPVFVLALTSKTLSASAIYDVADTVVAQRISQVPGVGNVTISGADQPAVRIQLNPVALSNAGIATDDVRTAIVNANPLGPVGIFNGERQSETLSLNRQMRTAKEFRDIVIKSSNGSFLRLSDVADIEDGVRNARSIAWFNKQPAVLIQITKQGDANVIDTVDRVKALIPELKQWIPAGVDVSTLVDRTSTIRASVMDMQWTLLATAILVMVVVFVFLRRLTPTIAAGISVPLALAGTCAGMWVAGFSIDNLSLMALAISVGFVVDDAIVMIENMYRNLEHGMRPLQAALEGARQIGFTVVSISLSLVAAFTPLIFMDGIVGRLLREFSLTLTFAIVVSTLVSLTVTPMICAHYIRQATSGTATLFDRVIEGSLSRIVAFYARTLRTVLEFPLLTLLVFFATIGLTVTLYIKVPKGYFPTDDSGFVIGATRASADISFQSMLSLQQRLADIVMQDPAVAGIGSTVGGGGGPGGATSNRGTMFISLKPPEERDHVSTQVVIDRLRRALFPVPGIRLFMFAAQDVRAGGRQSDSDYQYTLSSTDLGLLQKWAPIVAKRLESVEGITDISSDRDPGGLQLTLAIDRQKASALGVRVQDIDNALNNAFSQRQVSIIYTQRNQYMTVLEIDPKFQVDPSNLDRIYVAGAGGVQVPLSAVVRVTRGLAALAVYHSQSFPSTTVSFNLLPDVPLQTATQNVQRAVEELHMPEGIRGSFDGNAGDFAKTSGRQPLLILGALVAMYIVLGVLYESLAHPLTIISTLPSAGLGALLALQITNTPLTVIAFVGIILLIGIVKKNGIMMVDFALDAERQRGLSSAEAIFEACQARFRPILMTTMAALFAGIPLVIATGPGTELRRPLGITIIGGLFVSQILTLYTTPVIYLLIDRLRRRSEPRPLAAPAE; this is translated from the coding sequence ATGGCATCGATCTCGGAGCCCTTCATCCGCAGGCCGGTGGCGACCACGCTGCTGTCGATCGGGTTGTTCCTGCTGGGTGTCGTGGCCTACGAGTTCCTCCCCGTCGCCTCAGTCCCGAACGTGGACTTCCCGGCCATTTTCGTTTCCGCGAGCCGCCCTGGAGCCGACCCGTCCGTGATGGCGGCCACGGTGGCCTCGCCATTGGAGCGGCGGCTCGGCGAGATCTCGGGCATCAACCAGATCACCTCGACCTCGTCGCTGGGCACGACCAACATCCAGCTTCAGTTCGACATCGGACGCAACATCGACAAGGCCGCCCGCGACGTGCAGGCGGCGATCAATGCAGCGATGGTCGACCTGCCGAGCGACCTGCCGACCCTGCCGCGCTTCCGCAAGGCCAACTCGGCCGGCGCGCCGGTCTTCGTGCTGGCGCTGACCTCAAAGACGCTGTCCGCGAGCGCGATCTACGATGTCGCCGATACCGTGGTGGCTCAGCGCATCTCGCAGGTCCCCGGCGTCGGCAACGTCACGATCAGCGGCGCGGACCAGCCAGCGGTGCGGATCCAGCTCAATCCCGTAGCGCTGTCGAACGCGGGCATCGCCACCGACGACGTGCGGACCGCGATCGTCAACGCCAACCCGCTCGGTCCCGTCGGCATCTTCAACGGCGAGCGCCAGAGCGAGACGCTGTCGTTGAACAGGCAGATGCGCACGGCGAAAGAGTTCCGCGACATCGTCATCAAGAGCTCGAATGGCAGTTTCCTGCGGCTGTCCGACGTCGCCGATATCGAGGACGGCGTGCGCAATGCCCGTTCGATCGCGTGGTTCAACAAGCAGCCGGCGGTTCTGATCCAGATCACCAAGCAGGGCGACGCCAACGTGATCGACACCGTCGACCGGGTGAAGGCGCTGATCCCCGAGTTGAAGCAGTGGATTCCGGCCGGCGTGGACGTCTCCACCCTGGTCGACCGCACCAGCACGATCCGCGCCAGCGTGATGGACATGCAGTGGACGCTGCTGGCGACCGCCATCCTGGTGATGGTCGTCGTGTTCGTGTTCCTGCGGCGGCTCACGCCGACGATCGCCGCCGGCATTTCGGTGCCGCTGGCGCTGGCCGGCACCTGCGCCGGCATGTGGGTCGCGGGCTTCTCGATCGACAATCTGTCGCTGATGGCGCTGGCGATCTCGGTCGGGTTCGTGGTCGACGACGCCATCGTCATGATCGAGAACATGTACCGCAATCTCGAGCACGGCATGCGGCCGCTCCAGGCGGCGCTGGAGGGAGCCCGGCAAATCGGCTTCACCGTGGTCTCGATCAGTTTGTCACTGGTCGCGGCCTTCACGCCGCTGATATTCATGGACGGCATCGTCGGCCGGCTGCTGCGCGAGTTCTCGCTGACGCTGACCTTCGCGATCGTGGTCTCGACCCTGGTGTCGCTGACGGTGACGCCGATGATCTGCGCCCATTACATCAGGCAGGCCACGTCCGGTACGGCGACGCTGTTCGATCGCGTCATCGAGGGCTCGCTGTCGCGCATCGTCGCGTTCTACGCCCGCACCCTGCGCACCGTGCTGGAATTTCCGCTGCTGACGCTATTGGTGTTCTTCGCCACCATCGGCCTGACGGTGACGCTCTACATCAAGGTCCCCAAGGGTTATTTCCCGACCGACGATTCCGGCTTCGTCATCGGCGCGACGCGGGCCTCGGCGGATATCTCGTTCCAGTCTATGCTCAGTCTTCAGCAGCGGCTCGCCGACATCGTGATGCAGGATCCGGCGGTGGCCGGCATCGGTTCGACGGTCGGCGGCGGAGGCGGGCCGGGGGGCGCGACCTCGAACCGCGGCACCATGTTCATCAGCCTGAAGCCGCCGGAGGAGCGCGATCACGTCTCCACCCAGGTCGTGATCGATCGGCTGCGGCGCGCGCTGTTCCCCGTGCCCGGCATCCGCCTCTTCATGTTCGCCGCCCAGGACGTGCGCGCCGGCGGGCGGCAAAGCGATTCCGACTACCAGTACACGCTCTCCAGCACCGACCTCGGCCTGCTGCAGAAATGGGCGCCGATCGTGGCCAAGCGCCTGGAGAGCGTCGAGGGCATCACCGACATCTCCAGCGACCGCGACCCCGGCGGACTTCAACTGACTTTGGCGATCGACCGCCAGAAGGCGTCGGCGCTGGGCGTGCGCGTTCAGGACATCGACAACGCGCTGAACAACGCGTTTTCTCAACGCCAGGTCTCGATCATCTACACCCAGCGCAACCAGTACATGACGGTGCTCGAGATCGACCCGAAATTCCAGGTCGATCCCTCCAATCTCGACCGCATCTATGTCGCCGGCGCGGGCGGCGTGCAGGTGCCGCTGTCGGCCGTGGTGCGCGTGACGCGCGGGCTTGCCGCGCTCGCGGTCTATCATTCGCAGTCGTTCCCCTCGACCACTGTGTCGTTCAACCTGCTGCCTGACGTGCCGCTCCAGACCGCGACCCAGAACGTCCAGCGCGCTGTCGAGGAATTGCACATGCCGGAGGGCATCCGCGGCAGTTTTGACGGCAATGCCGGCGATTTCGCCAAGACCAGCGGCCGCCAGCCGCTGCTGATCCTCGGCGCGCTGGTGGCGATGTATATCGTGCTCGGGGTGCTCTATGAGAGCCTTGCGCATCCGCTGACGATCATCTCGACGCTGCCCTCGGCCGGCCTTGGCGCGTTGCTCGCCTTGCAGATCACCAACACGCCGCTGACGGTGATCGCCTTCGTCGGCATCATTCTGTTGATCGGCATCGTCAAGAAGAACGGCATCATGATGGTCGACTTCGCGCTCGATGCCGAACGCCAGCGCGGCCTGTCCTCGGCGGAAGCGATTTTCGAGGCCTGCCAGGCGCGTTTCCGTCCGATCCTGATGACGACCATGGCGGCGCTGTTCGCCGGCATTCCGCTCGTGATCGCGACCGGCCCCGGCACGGAGCTGCGCCGACCGCTCGGCATCACCATCATCGGCGGCCTGTTCGTCTCGCAGATCCTGACGCTCTACACCACGCCCGTGATCTACCTGCTGATCGACCGCCTGCGCCGCCGCTCCGAGCCGCGGCCGCTCGCCGCGCCGGCGGAATAG
- a CDS encoding ABC transporter permease, whose amino-acid sequence MDISLRYRRTVIGPLWITLTLAATIASVGTVYATLFKQDIAGFLPLFAVGLTVWTLIATTLQEGSSIFVASGHLIKAVPAPLIVHVLQMIARNVLIFAHHLVIVILLYVVMPWPLHWDMLLAVPGFAILLVVLLGGSVALGMLCARFRDIGSAIVSGLQFIFFLTPIIWTEDAVRGTAFHWLIRANPFATLLDLVRRPLLSQPTDAEQWLLGVVYAAVACAIGLGCYARYRHRVAYWL is encoded by the coding sequence ATGGACATCTCGCTGCGCTACCGGCGCACCGTGATCGGCCCGCTCTGGATCACGCTGACATTGGCTGCGACGATCGCCAGTGTCGGCACGGTCTATGCGACCCTGTTCAAGCAGGACATTGCCGGCTTCCTGCCGCTGTTCGCGGTCGGCCTGACGGTCTGGACCCTGATCGCAACCACGCTGCAGGAGGGCTCCAGCATCTTCGTGGCCTCCGGCCACCTGATCAAGGCGGTGCCGGCGCCGCTGATCGTGCACGTCCTGCAGATGATCGCGCGCAACGTCCTGATCTTTGCGCATCATCTGGTGATCGTGATCCTGCTCTATGTCGTGATGCCATGGCCGCTGCACTGGGACATGCTGCTTGCGGTGCCCGGCTTTGCGATCCTGCTCGTCGTTCTCCTCGGCGGCTCGGTCGCGCTCGGCATGCTCTGCGCGCGCTTCCGCGACATCGGATCGGCCATCGTCAGCGGCCTGCAATTCATCTTCTTCCTGACGCCGATCATCTGGACCGAGGACGCCGTGCGCGGCACCGCATTTCACTGGCTGATCCGCGCCAATCCATTCGCGACCCTGCTCGATCTCGTGCGCAGGCCGCTGCTGTCGCAGCCGACCGACGCGGAGCAATGGCTGCTCGGGGTCGTCTATGCGGCGGTCGCTTGTGCCATCGGCCTTGGCTGCTACGCGCGGTACCGCCACCGCGTGGCGTACTGGCTGTGA